Proteins encoded in a region of the Nocardia asteroides genome:
- a CDS encoding carboxylesterase family protein: MPFSVGRSQRVSPLRWLVAVVVSIFGVVSCSAAGLAGADEGPATSVSGGVIRGARVDGMIEYLGVPFGASTGGVNRFAPPKPAPPWTGALAAIAHGPQCPQSSPLPWIPAVQPASEDCLTIDVYVPEHPAASELPIMVWFYGGGFVLGSNAQYDSPARLVRDGQVIVAIPNYRLGPFGFLALPELAAGEGGVTGTYGTLDQQAALRWIRDNAAAFGGDSDNITLFGESAGGMSVCTQLASPTARGLYAKAIIQSGSCARSPLAPASKEQVYQRSADYAASLGCAEAATRLTCLRALPADRMLDSPTTTLHTMAVTWTPVRDDVVVTTPPENALADGAVRDIPLVVGSNADEGATFLALLDYARATVPDSADYVSWAQELFTGNADRVLQRYPVSAFATAAEAKQHVITDGFFACPALFTTQAARRGGARVWQYQFNDALLGRNPLLPGAFHGAEVPYVFSGLLGVPIPLPPAADRLSRQMQQSWAQFAHTGNPETQAFTPWPSTSDTTLELGSDNITVADSFAHQHHCDL; the protein is encoded by the coding sequence ATGCCGTTCAGCGTCGGGAGATCCCAGCGTGTGAGCCCATTACGGTGGTTGGTCGCGGTCGTGGTCTCGATCTTCGGTGTCGTCAGCTGCTCCGCCGCCGGTCTGGCCGGCGCCGACGAAGGGCCGGCTACGAGTGTTTCCGGTGGAGTGATCCGAGGCGCGCGCGTCGACGGGATGATCGAGTATCTCGGAGTCCCGTTCGGGGCCTCCACCGGGGGCGTCAACCGTTTCGCGCCGCCGAAGCCGGCCCCGCCATGGACGGGTGCGCTCGCGGCCATTGCGCATGGTCCGCAATGCCCGCAATCATCTCCGTTGCCGTGGATTCCGGCGGTGCAACCCGCGAGCGAGGACTGCCTCACCATCGATGTCTATGTCCCGGAACATCCCGCCGCGAGCGAACTTCCGATCATGGTGTGGTTCTACGGCGGTGGATTCGTCCTGGGGTCCAATGCCCAGTACGACTCACCCGCCCGGCTCGTCCGGGATGGCCAGGTCATCGTCGCGATCCCCAATTACCGACTCGGTCCGTTCGGTTTCCTGGCCCTACCCGAACTCGCCGCGGGCGAGGGTGGTGTCACCGGAACTTACGGCACCCTGGATCAGCAAGCGGCATTGCGATGGATCCGCGACAACGCCGCTGCCTTCGGTGGGGACTCGGACAACATCACCCTGTTCGGCGAATCCGCCGGAGGCATGAGCGTCTGCACGCAACTGGCGTCACCGACCGCCCGCGGTCTCTATGCCAAAGCCATCATCCAAAGCGGTTCCTGCGCACGCAGTCCCCTCGCGCCCGCTTCGAAAGAACAGGTTTATCAACGATCAGCCGACTACGCCGCCAGTCTCGGCTGCGCCGAGGCCGCAACTCGCCTGACGTGCCTGCGGGCACTGCCGGCCGACCGGATGTTGGATTCTCCCACGACAACTCTGCACACGATGGCTGTCACATGGACCCCGGTGCGCGACGACGTCGTCGTCACCACCCCGCCGGAGAACGCCCTGGCCGATGGGGCCGTTCGCGACATTCCGCTTGTCGTCGGCAGCAACGCCGACGAAGGTGCGACCTTCCTCGCCCTGCTCGACTACGCTCGCGCTACGGTGCCGGATTCAGCCGACTACGTGAGCTGGGCTCAGGAACTCTTCACCGGCAACGCCGATCGCGTTCTGCAGCGATACCCCGTATCGGCCTTCGCGACCGCGGCCGAGGCCAAGCAGCACGTGATCACCGATGGTTTCTTCGCTTGTCCAGCGCTGTTCACCACGCAAGCAGCCCGTCGCGGCGGTGCTCGAGTATGGCAATACCAGTTCAACGATGCGCTCTTGGGGCGAAACCCGCTCCTGCCCGGGGCCTTTCACGGTGCCGAAGTGCCTTACGTCTTCTCAGGACTGTTGGGTGTGCCCATCCCGCTACCGCCCGCAGCGGACCGCCTCTCCCGGCAAATGCAGCAAAGCTGGGCACAATTCGCCCACACCGGCAACCCCGAAACGCAAGCCTTCACCCCATGGCCGTCGACTTCGGACACAACCCTCGAACTCGGCAGCGACAACATCACTGTCGCAGACTCCTTCGCCCACCAACACCACTGCGACCTATAG
- a CDS encoding MarR family transcriptional regulator, translating into MDAIAVRARSMPEPDFEAQLSALLGPLRRAVLHRTRAAEGLPDLPEPQIELLRLLVATGGLTPTRSASELRMAPSTISNLVKAMAEAGLLDRKPLSSDRRGAILMASARARQLLDRYDRASAAMLREALDGLPASDRAAIASALPALQRLLAILTSGPDAE; encoded by the coding sequence ATGGACGCCATCGCCGTGCGGGCTCGATCGATGCCGGAGCCCGATTTCGAGGCTCAGCTCAGCGCCCTGCTCGGGCCGTTGCGGCGTGCGGTGCTGCATCGCACGCGGGCCGCCGAAGGTTTGCCGGACCTGCCGGAACCTCAAATCGAATTACTGCGGTTGCTGGTGGCCACCGGCGGCCTGACACCCACCCGCTCCGCGAGCGAACTCCGGATGGCGCCCTCTACGATCAGCAACCTTGTCAAGGCGATGGCTGAAGCGGGGCTGCTCGATCGCAAGCCGCTGTCTTCGGACCGGCGTGGCGCGATACTGATGGCCTCCGCTCGGGCACGGCAGTTGCTCGACCGGTATGACCGAGCCAGCGCCGCGATGCTACGGGAAGCTCTCGACGGGCTCCCGGCCTCCGACCGAGCTGCGATCGCGTCCGCACTGCCCGCGTTGCAGCGATTGCTGGCCATTTTGACGAGTGGTCCCGACGCCGAATAG
- a CDS encoding beta-lactamase family protein gives MARKITAALDAAGAETTRKTVESKAAAPSDRSQLQQVLADIVDSGITGITLRVHDERGEWVGSAGVSKLGETAEPPIDGHVRIGSNTKTFTATLVLQLVAEGTIALDTPVADYLPEFELDERIAVRMLLQHTSGLFNFTGEYYLDGTVVPGIPATTAGKQWVDNRFHTYRPEELVRLALSKPARFEPGTDWSYSNTNYVLARLLIEKVTGRSLPEEMRRLILEPLELSGTVAPTSQTDIAEPHAHAYYRYEDGGEQKVVDVTRHNPSWISSGGDMISTTRDLHTFISALMSGELLPAELLDQMCTPHPTPIPNMGYGLGVFVQKTGRGGTVITHNGGAAGHAAMMFSTPDGSKTLTAALNYVDDAALSLAVPFQQATQRLVDEVFGDGRTVPSAPAAPTH, from the coding sequence ATGGCCCGCAAGATCACTGCCGCTCTGGACGCCGCCGGGGCGGAAACCACGCGCAAGACGGTGGAATCCAAAGCCGCTGCCCCATCGGATCGCTCGCAATTGCAGCAAGTTCTCGCCGATATCGTTGATTCCGGTATCACGGGAATCACGCTGCGCGTGCACGATGAGCGAGGCGAGTGGGTCGGCAGCGCCGGGGTGAGCAAGCTGGGGGAGACCGCGGAGCCGCCGATCGACGGGCATGTCCGCATCGGCAGCAACACCAAGACCTTCACCGCGACCCTGGTGCTGCAACTGGTGGCCGAGGGCACGATCGCCCTGGATACCCCGGTGGCCGACTACCTGCCCGAGTTCGAGCTCGACGAGCGGATCGCAGTGCGAATGTTGTTGCAGCACACCAGCGGGCTGTTCAACTTCACCGGTGAGTACTACCTCGACGGAACTGTGGTGCCGGGCATTCCGGCCACCACCGCGGGCAAACAATGGGTGGACAACCGATTCCACACCTACCGGCCGGAGGAACTGGTGCGGCTGGCGCTGTCCAAGCCGGCGCGGTTCGAGCCCGGCACGGACTGGAGCTACTCCAACACCAACTACGTGCTGGCACGGCTGCTGATCGAGAAGGTCACCGGCCGCTCGCTCCCCGAGGAAATGCGGCGGCTGATCCTGGAACCGCTCGAACTGTCGGGCACCGTGGCGCCGACCAGCCAGACCGATATCGCCGAGCCGCACGCGCACGCCTACTACCGGTACGAGGACGGTGGCGAGCAGAAGGTGGTCGATGTCACCCGCCACAACCCCTCCTGGATCTCCAGCGGCGGTGACATGATCTCGACCACCCGTGACCTGCACACGTTCATCTCCGCACTGATGAGCGGCGAGCTCCTGCCTGCGGAGCTGCTCGACCAGATGTGCACCCCGCACCCGACGCCCATCCCGAACATGGGTTACGGCCTGGGGGTCTTCGTACAGAAGACCGGTCGGGGCGGCACCGTGATCACCCACAACGGCGGCGCCGCGGGCCACGCGGCGATGATGTTCAGCACCCCCGACGGCAGCAAGACGCTGACCGCCGCGCTGAACTACGTGGACGATGCCGCGCTCTCACTGGCGGTGCCGTTCCAGCAAGCGACGCAACGCCTGGTCGACGAGGTGTTCGGCGACGGCCGAACCGTGCCTTCCGCCCCGGCCGCGCCGACGCACTAG
- a CDS encoding helix-turn-helix transcriptional regulator, with translation MRPGTVFPADCPARSATEIIASKWAVVTLCALSEGPRRQGELVELIGGVSRKVLTQTLRRVQEHGLVERRVYAEAPPRVEYSSTQLGDTLREPIEALTPWARAHGASIATSANRLKRRELIGDCRIRPTARRRVDSRLVADSVGKGMVRCLV, from the coding sequence CTGCGCCCCGGAACCGTCTTCCCCGCCGACTGCCCCGCAAGGTCGGCCACTGAGATCATCGCCAGCAAATGGGCTGTGGTGACGCTGTGCGCATTGAGCGAAGGTCCGCGGCGGCAGGGCGAACTCGTCGAACTGATCGGTGGGGTCTCGCGCAAGGTGCTGACACAGACGTTGCGCCGAGTTCAAGAACACGGCCTCGTAGAGCGGCGGGTGTATGCGGAAGCGCCGCCGCGCGTCGAGTACAGCTCGACCCAGCTCGGGGACACGCTTCGGGAGCCCATCGAAGCCTTGACGCCGTGGGCCCGGGCCCACGGCGCCTCGATCGCCACTTCCGCGAATCGACTGAAGCGCCGGGAACTGATCGGTGATTGTCGAATCCGGCCTACCGCGCGCAGACGGGTCGATTCACGGCTGGTCGCGGATTCGGTCGGCAAAGGGATGGTGAGGTGCCTGGTCTGA
- a CDS encoding DoxX family protein, which translates to MLPFLGVAQLAGAGGLLIGVWWGPLGVAAAICLTLYFIGAVATHVRVGDIKAPRSPCDRGRCSHRLARRRSLTIRPL; encoded by the coding sequence GTGCTGCCGTTTCTGGGCGTCGCTCAGCTCGCCGGAGCGGGTGGCCTCCTCATCGGAGTTTGGTGGGGGCCGTTGGGTGTCGCTGCTGCCATATGCTTGACGCTCTACTTCATCGGCGCAGTTGCCACGCACGTGCGCGTCGGCGACATCAAGGCCCCCCGCAGTCCTTGCGATCGTGGCCGCTGTTCTCATCGGCTTGCGCGTCGGCGCTCTTTGACCATTCGCCCCCTCTAA